The following proteins are co-located in the Abditibacteriaceae bacterium genome:
- a CDS encoding carboxypeptidase regulatory-like domain-containing protein, with protein MRFFSKVRSKLGLLGCLFVFAARVEAQPLPERTEYRGQILNSNGLPIGGAAVTLRRQNDAGSMAYWGGLVSTDARGSFEFADAETGSYYISIEADGFAPIQNQAVEIGESNSLSKFELKQLASFRVKIVNSAGVPQKTTAFSVAMKPGESRADSYWRLARSKTNAEGIAEFNAMMPGAYEFIGVVPGEGYFEQKKVELAPGKNATVLNFELRTGATMKVAVKNAAGKALGGVQIVFGRVGDATPDAPRQFPGPEVQIYGSRGNFVSRDGDGTLEITDLAPGTYRVSAKNAGASEIAPKDIVLEAGKTVELAFTTEVPPAESVTVKIVDAKGAPRANGDFVLALARGADGGITRGDRDPDTLIQARSERRIRTNENGIATLFPVAVGKWQISARREIRGQLTGFGASTTVTAFGANQEPVVVVAQ; from the coding sequence ATGCGTTTCTTTTCGAAAGTACGGTCGAAATTGGGGTTGTTGGGTTGTTTGTTCGTTTTTGCGGCACGCGTTGAGGCGCAGCCGTTGCCCGAACGCACCGAATATCGCGGCCAAATTCTGAATTCAAATGGTTTGCCCATCGGTGGCGCAGCCGTTACGTTACGGCGTCAGAACGATGCGGGTTCGATGGCCTACTGGGGCGGTTTGGTTTCAACCGATGCGCGCGGCTCGTTCGAGTTCGCTGACGCCGAAACCGGCTCCTATTACATCTCGATTGAAGCCGATGGCTTTGCGCCGATTCAAAATCAGGCGGTTGAGATCGGTGAAAGCAATTCCTTGAGCAAGTTTGAACTGAAGCAACTCGCGTCGTTCCGCGTCAAGATCGTGAATAGCGCCGGAGTTCCTCAGAAAACGACAGCGTTTTCCGTTGCCATGAAACCTGGCGAAAGTCGCGCCGATAGTTACTGGCGACTGGCGCGCAGTAAGACAAACGCTGAAGGAATTGCAGAATTCAACGCTATGATGCCGGGCGCTTACGAATTTATTGGCGTTGTTCCCGGCGAGGGGTATTTCGAGCAGAAGAAAGTGGAACTGGCTCCGGGCAAGAACGCAACGGTTTTAAACTTTGAACTGCGTACTGGTGCGACGATGAAAGTGGCCGTTAAGAATGCAGCAGGCAAGGCGCTTGGCGGCGTGCAAATTGTGTTTGGCCGCGTGGGCGATGCAACGCCCGATGCGCCCCGCCAGTTTCCCGGCCCCGAAGTGCAGATTTACGGCAGTCGCGGCAATTTCGTTTCACGCGACGGCGACGGCACATTGGAGATCACCGACCTGGCACCCGGAACATACCGTGTGTCGGCAAAAAACGCAGGCGCCTCCGAAATCGCACCGAAAGACATCGTCCTTGAAGCGGGCAAAACCGTGGAGTTGGCCTTTACGACCGAAGTTCCTCCGGCGGAATCGGTTACGGTTAAAATCGTAGACGCAAAAGGCGCACCGCGCGCCAACGGCGATTTTGTGCTGGCACTGGCGCGTGGTGCCGACGGCGGCATCACGCGCGGCGATAGGGATCCTGACACCCTGATTCAAGCACGCAGCGAACGGCGCATTCGCACCAACGAAAACGGCATAGCGACGCTATTTCCCGTTGCGGTGGGCAAGTGGCAAATCTCCGCACGCCGCGAAATACGCGGCCAATTGACAGGCTTTGGTGCTTCTACAACGGTGACGGCTTTCGGCGCGAACCAGGAACCCGTCGTCGTTGTTGCTCAATAA
- the purE gene encoding 5-(carboxyamino)imidazole ribonucleotide mutase, with protein sequence MEEKILVGVIMGSKSDWETMSNAAKILKEFGVAHECRIVSAHRTPQLLAEYSAQAEARGLEVIIAGAGGAAHLPGMVAAQTPVPVLGVPVQSKALSGQDSLLSIVQMPAGIPVGTLAIGNAGATNAALLAVAILSNTRPELRAKLNEFRAKQTQTVLDMELETQ encoded by the coding sequence ATGGAAGAAAAGATTCTGGTCGGCGTTATTATGGGCAGCAAAAGCGATTGGGAAACCATGAGCAACGCCGCCAAAATTCTGAAAGAATTCGGCGTGGCTCACGAATGCCGCATCGTTTCGGCGCACCGCACACCACAACTTTTAGCTGAATATTCGGCGCAGGCCGAAGCACGCGGGCTGGAAGTCATTATTGCGGGCGCGGGCGGCGCGGCGCATTTGCCGGGCATGGTCGCGGCGCAAACGCCGGTGCCGGTTTTGGGCGTGCCCGTTCAAAGCAAAGCGCTCAGCGGCCAAGATTCCCTTCTTTCCATTGTGCAGATGCCCGCAGGAATTCCGGTCGGAACTCTCGCAATTGGCAACGCGGGCGCAACCAACGCCGCGCTTCTGGCCGTTGCCATTCTCAGCAACACGCGCCCCGAACTGCGCGCAAAGTTGAATGAGTTCCGCGCGAAGCAAACGCAAACTGTCCTCGACATGGAACTGGAGACACAATGA
- a CDS encoding DEAD/DEAH box helicase, whose amino-acid sequence MSLLNLFGGKKVDKNEAQVQLAPGQAAPGIAGSLSKLFDKNEKEVARLRPTVEKIASYGAAYKAMSDDELRAKSQELKDRFQSRVTEILSKQKDSDGEPMGWQDLDGQLDWSDAYHAARRAAEKVVLDELLPEAFALTREAGDRTIGLRHFDVQMIGGAVLHSGRIGEMRTGEGKTLVATLPAYLNALSGRGVHVITVNDYLAERDANWMRPIYEFLGLSVSFLTNDMQNDQRIPAYASDILYATNSEVGFDYLRDNMAREASDVVQRPLNFAIVDEVDNILIDEARTPLIISAQVAKTDRALRRQQMAKTCDGLARKLVPSVTDREVDILKDSLTSKGGIDLNGLMEEIRKRGAFEEATAYLVDAYLLSEQSARLETAARLLDVADELEANKLINETGAAFLNDEATRSVDAQTLAAAWGNEVSRLAQPFAEAFAAGVVSGGDAHALAFYLSLGEDAAAELEIELEAATNKREAVARAIGAEIQRRGLVENGASVAAHLLESTVEFDRTSTDETVEADAEAILVASQKALVESLSGSAGAVQRADAILSASLPQSANASADETREVAAALEEISGLGLPFETTERLWEAVQLPRGGEGLREMLAETIASHPGEGIKTIEAAVATHSQERTKWLQENSAALKEVSPKVAELAARGESAAEMRRALQTELGKSGPFADAMKAVKGFLSEQNKANDAIAGKLVEEMSEWVETQPTARKSLAAIIGEGGKPDDVRENLLVAIRDLPGDNSELPALAAEASRTVAQWRLENAQSLVDSIEDKLELPQDARTALVNAVEDGEHAGAFESFAGELLLSSPQISAKREAVENFSTTWDQFRETQNARLLDTIGSTVEFGPDLREALQETLDAPHDAKELPAAIVADFASDAVSRHLEPLLTEENAEAFAEEIQRRIPLAKDTVRRVKPANFVGKSGEQLRRAIVRLVEQSFAAMPIEDFKRVIKNLGWLSEKDEKRRTAALTDMGTLIAEREAAAPVFTDPDGFLETLIGSEILTDEEGAIIRRAQEENTGETLTAIIDRTLRLPAARRRRLAEAKLQEVQSVLDQSIKAHALFHREVHYVVDNGKEIVIVDEFTGRKMPGRRFSEGLHEALEAKQGLEVQLESQTVATITIQNYFRLYNKLAGMTGTAKTEEQEFAKTYGIEVVSIPTNKPIRRKDFPDVVYKTEEAKFRAITFDILEHHCAGQPVLAGTRSVEVSERMSERLKAAPLQVLVLQHLIKQKLWENKSMPEAEKQEIFAGLNAPIVRLNPAAIKNVAKQMGVNPDPVSDENLDAILSLFTSKNPSKERLATALKNGLAHNVLNAKNHRNEARIVAEAARPASVTIATNMAGRGVDIVLGGTLDTESRWRVMTLQTLARTLEGKTVHIRSRNEETTTKFIERISPEALQTLSWVVGLQTRVHELETSKQIEGLVAKDLRDTLAGELTASDLKNRVRSRVRRHNLNEKLVVDAEPTDDATLDLLNGELNRLMGRSYDKAALKAALENGIAAQSSGRDQTEEILLHALARPLIFSRNAGEALINALESTVDLDRTLLQAAADSGATEFDTNALATKVGDVTETWVQTRLETLGAKDAASARAALDELPTDVVEINEIGLLKQMGEANMGPQWLRERLNEWGIVSDLTAYDATEEMQQQLGDAVVVHGRLDKNKAKEFITRWRAGGASQRELVSVEAPNMVILGDIAQMVGEDAPFLHPEWLHYAMTQTNIIGEDDVMQAQMMAQAQDEQGNIQEMPIDVLVYRIRLNKALEALKPSLREIAKRTGGDAARSTVEFAQTFPWASEFVDEAWVADALANVGDIQTNTNASVVIETGVAGQSSDITLEGEARPEDIAHTSEGDEVKEMGGLHIIGSERHESRRIDNQLRGRAGRQGDPGSSRFYVSLEDELWRLFGVRNSWMLAKWDEDEAVEHSWITKSVERAQKKVELNHFEGRKHTLQFDDVMNVQREVIYRERRRALQGADVRDTTLDMARRAAIAEIDKHCPREVRPDEWDTHKAYLHLGRLLGATALHRHIKQDDLENGKWIPVSTGAMGEDIYDFALTDGRTIYEVVEKMYEDRENALGIEYLRSIERWQVTRSIDEYWMEHLAAMDYLRDAIWQESYAQKEPIGVYRQEGFAMFQKMLAEIRREVTEAIFGWQTAEAGELEESAALEMGELHEARLIQEFPMDDGFEDGEQLNKDADGDEPELVFSGAPGGGVSAPTLARPAQARGPQEPMSRAERRAAEKNAKKR is encoded by the coding sequence ATGTCTCTGCTCAATTTGTTTGGCGGTAAGAAAGTTGATAAAAACGAAGCGCAAGTTCAGCTTGCGCCCGGCCAGGCGGCGCCCGGCATTGCCGGTTCGCTTTCCAAGCTGTTCGATAAAAACGAAAAAGAAGTCGCGCGTTTGCGCCCGACTGTTGAAAAGATTGCGTCCTATGGCGCCGCCTATAAAGCGATGTCCGACGACGAGCTGCGCGCCAAATCGCAAGAACTCAAAGATCGCTTCCAGTCGCGTGTGACCGAAATTCTGTCGAAGCAAAAAGACTCCGATGGCGAGCCGATGGGCTGGCAAGACCTCGACGGTCAGCTCGATTGGAGCGACGCCTATCACGCTGCGCGCCGCGCTGCCGAGAAAGTTGTTCTCGACGAATTGCTGCCCGAAGCGTTTGCGCTCACACGCGAAGCGGGCGACCGCACGATTGGCCTGCGCCACTTCGACGTGCAGATGATCGGCGGCGCGGTTCTGCATTCGGGACGCATCGGCGAAATGCGTACTGGTGAAGGTAAAACGCTCGTGGCGACGCTTCCGGCGTATCTTAATGCGCTTTCGGGGCGCGGCGTACACGTCATTACCGTCAACGATTACCTCGCCGAGCGCGACGCCAACTGGATGCGCCCGATTTATGAATTTCTTGGCCTCTCGGTTTCGTTCTTGACCAACGACATGCAGAACGACCAGCGCATTCCGGCCTATGCGTCCGACATCTTGTATGCGACTAACAGCGAAGTCGGCTTCGACTACCTGCGCGACAACATGGCGCGTGAAGCCAGCGACGTAGTGCAGCGTCCTCTCAACTTCGCGATTGTGGACGAAGTGGACAACATCCTCATCGACGAAGCGCGCACGCCGTTGATTATCTCGGCTCAGGTCGCCAAGACCGACCGCGCCTTGCGCCGTCAGCAGATGGCGAAAACTTGCGACGGGCTTGCCCGCAAGCTCGTGCCTTCAGTCACCGACCGCGAAGTCGATATTTTGAAGGATTCGCTCACTTCCAAAGGCGGCATCGATCTCAACGGTTTGATGGAAGAAATCCGCAAGCGCGGCGCCTTTGAAGAAGCGACCGCGTATCTTGTTGATGCCTATTTGCTCTCCGAGCAGAGCGCGCGTCTGGAAACAGCGGCCCGCTTGCTCGACGTTGCCGACGAGTTGGAAGCCAACAAGCTGATTAACGAAACCGGCGCGGCTTTTCTGAACGATGAAGCGACGCGCTCGGTTGATGCCCAGACTCTTGCCGCGGCGTGGGGCAACGAAGTCTCGCGTTTGGCGCAGCCGTTCGCCGAAGCGTTTGCGGCGGGCGTCGTTTCGGGCGGCGACGCTCATGCGTTGGCGTTCTACCTGTCGCTGGGCGAAGACGCCGCAGCAGAACTGGAAATCGAACTGGAAGCCGCAACCAACAAGCGCGAAGCTGTTGCGCGTGCCATCGGTGCGGAGATTCAGCGTCGCGGGCTGGTAGAAAACGGCGCGAGTGTTGCCGCGCATTTGTTGGAGAGTACGGTCGAATTCGACCGGACGTCAACAGATGAAACAGTTGAAGCCGACGCCGAAGCGATTTTAGTGGCATCGCAGAAGGCGCTTGTCGAAAGCCTTTCGGGAAGCGCGGGCGCAGTGCAGCGTGCCGATGCGATTCTTTCTGCTTCACTGCCCCAAAGTGCCAACGCTTCCGCCGACGAAACGCGCGAAGTCGCTGCTGCCCTCGAAGAAATCTCCGGTCTGGGCTTGCCCTTTGAAACGACCGAACGTTTGTGGGAAGCGGTGCAGTTGCCACGCGGCGGCGAAGGCTTGCGCGAAATGCTGGCTGAAACGATTGCCTCGCATCCGGGCGAAGGCATCAAGACGATTGAAGCTGCTGTTGCCACGCACTCGCAGGAGCGCACCAAGTGGTTACAGGAAAACAGCGCCGCGCTAAAAGAGGTTTCGCCGAAGGTCGCCGAACTCGCGGCGCGTGGCGAAAGCGCAGCCGAAATGAGGCGCGCGCTGCAAACCGAACTGGGCAAAAGCGGCCCGTTTGCTGACGCGATGAAAGCCGTCAAAGGTTTCCTGAGCGAGCAGAACAAGGCCAACGACGCCATTGCCGGAAAGCTCGTCGAAGAAATGAGCGAATGGGTCGAAACCCAGCCGACCGCGCGCAAAAGCCTCGCGGCGATTATCGGCGAAGGCGGCAAGCCCGATGACGTGCGTGAAAACCTGCTTGTCGCCATCCGCGACTTGCCGGGCGATAACAGCGAACTTCCCGCACTCGCCGCCGAAGCCTCGCGCACCGTCGCGCAGTGGCGTTTGGAAAACGCGCAGTCGCTGGTCGATAGCATCGAAGACAAGTTGGAACTGCCGCAAGACGCGCGCACCGCATTAGTGAACGCCGTGGAAGATGGCGAACACGCCGGAGCTTTTGAAAGCTTCGCCGGTGAACTGCTGCTTTCTTCGCCGCAGATTTCGGCCAAGCGCGAAGCGGTCGAGAACTTCTCGACAACGTGGGATCAGTTCCGCGAAACGCAGAACGCGCGCTTGCTCGACACGATTGGAAGTACAGTCGAATTCGGGCCTGATTTGCGCGAAGCATTGCAGGAAACGTTAGATGCGCCGCACGATGCCAAAGAATTGCCCGCTGCCATCGTCGCCGATTTCGCGTCGGATGCAGTTTCGCGCCACTTGGAGCCGTTGCTCACCGAAGAAAACGCCGAAGCATTTGCTGAAGAAATCCAGCGCCGCATTCCACTTGCGAAAGATACCGTGCGCCGTGTGAAACCTGCGAACTTCGTCGGCAAGAGCGGCGAGCAGTTGCGCCGCGCGATTGTGCGTTTGGTAGAGCAGTCGTTTGCCGCGATGCCGATTGAAGACTTCAAGCGCGTCATTAAGAACCTCGGCTGGCTGAGCGAAAAAGACGAGAAGCGTCGCACCGCTGCGCTGACCGACATGGGCACGCTCATCGCCGAGCGCGAAGCCGCCGCTCCAGTTTTCACCGACCCCGACGGCTTTTTGGAAACCTTGATTGGTTCGGAAATCCTGACCGACGAAGAAGGCGCGATTATCCGCCGCGCGCAAGAAGAAAATACAGGTGAAACGCTCACGGCGATTATCGACCGTACTTTGCGCCTGCCCGCTGCGCGCCGTCGCCGTTTGGCCGAAGCGAAATTGCAGGAAGTGCAAAGCGTTCTCGACCAGAGCATTAAGGCGCACGCGCTCTTCCATCGCGAAGTGCATTACGTGGTGGACAACGGCAAAGAAATCGTCATCGTTGACGAATTCACCGGACGCAAAATGCCGGGACGCCGCTTTAGCGAAGGCTTGCACGAAGCGCTCGAAGCGAAGCAGGGCCTGGAAGTTCAGCTTGAAAGCCAGACCGTTGCGACGATTACGATTCAGAACTACTTCCGCCTTTACAACAAACTCGCGGGCATGACGGGTACGGCGAAAACCGAAGAACAGGAATTTGCCAAAACCTACGGCATTGAAGTCGTTTCGATTCCAACCAACAAGCCGATTCGCCGCAAAGACTTCCCCGACGTGGTTTACAAAACCGAAGAAGCGAAGTTCCGCGCGATTACCTTCGACATTCTCGAACACCACTGCGCCGGACAGCCGGTTCTGGCGGGTACGCGTTCGGTCGAAGTTTCGGAGCGCATGAGCGAACGCCTCAAGGCCGCGCCGCTGCAAGTGCTAGTGTTGCAGCATCTCATCAAGCAGAAGCTGTGGGAAAACAAGTCGATGCCCGAAGCGGAGAAGCAGGAAATCTTCGCCGGACTCAACGCGCCGATTGTGCGTCTCAATCCAGCCGCGATTAAAAACGTTGCGAAGCAGATGGGCGTCAACCCCGATCCGGTTTCCGACGAAAATCTCGACGCGATTCTGAGTTTGTTTACCTCCAAGAACCCGTCGAAAGAGCGGTTGGCGACGGCGCTGAAAAATGGCCTCGCGCACAACGTGTTGAACGCGAAAAACCACCGCAACGAAGCGCGTATCGTCGCCGAAGCTGCGCGACCCGCAAGCGTCACGATTGCCACCAACATGGCTGGTCGAGGCGTGGACATTGTCTTGGGCGGAACACTCGACACCGAATCGCGCTGGCGCGTGATGACGCTGCAAACCCTGGCGCGCACGTTGGAAGGCAAAACGGTTCATATCCGTTCGCGCAACGAGGAAACGACCACCAAGTTCATCGAGCGCATTTCGCCCGAGGCGCTGCAAACGTTGTCGTGGGTTGTCGGGTTGCAAACGCGCGTTCACGAACTGGAAACGAGCAAGCAAATCGAAGGCTTGGTTGCCAAGGATTTGCGCGACACGCTCGCCGGTGAATTGACTGCCAGCGACTTGAAGAACCGCGTTCGTTCGCGCGTTCGCCGCCATAACCTCAACGAAAAACTTGTCGTCGATGCCGAACCGACCGACGACGCGACGCTCGATTTGCTGAACGGCGAATTGAACCGACTGATGGGCCGCAGCTACGACAAGGCCGCGTTGAAAGCAGCGCTGGAAAATGGCATCGCAGCGCAAAGCTCAGGGCGCGACCAAACCGAAGAAATCTTGCTGCACGCGCTTGCGCGTCCGCTGATTTTCTCGCGCAACGCCGGAGAAGCGCTCATTAACGCACTTGAAAGTACGGTCGATCTCGACCGTACTCTGCTGCAGGCTGCTGCCGATTCGGGCGCAACCGAATTCGATACGAACGCGCTTGCCACTAAAGTGGGCGACGTGACTGAAACGTGGGTGCAGACACGCCTGGAAACCCTGGGCGCGAAGGACGCGGCAAGTGCGCGCGCTGCGCTCGACGAGCTGCCCACCGATGTGGTTGAAATCAACGAAATCGGGTTGCTCAAACAGATGGGCGAAGCGAACATGGGGCCGCAGTGGTTGCGCGAACGGCTGAACGAATGGGGAATCGTTTCCGACCTGACGGCTTACGACGCTACCGAAGAAATGCAGCAGCAACTCGGCGACGCGGTCGTCGTGCATGGCCGGTTGGATAAGAACAAGGCGAAAGAATTCATCACCAGGTGGCGCGCGGGCGGCGCAAGCCAGCGCGAACTGGTTTCGGTGGAAGCGCCGAACATGGTGATTCTCGGCGACATCGCCCAAATGGTCGGCGAAGATGCGCCATTCCTACATCCCGAATGGCTGCACTACGCGATGACCCAAACCAATATCATCGGCGAAGACGACGTGATGCAGGCGCAGATGATGGCGCAGGCGCAAGACGAGCAGGGTAACATCCAGGAGATGCCGATTGACGTGCTCGTTTATCGCATCCGTTTGAACAAAGCGCTGGAAGCTCTCAAGCCTTCGCTGCGAGAAATCGCCAAGCGCACTGGCGGCGATGCCGCGCGGAGTACGGTCGAATTCGCCCAGACCTTCCCCTGGGCGAGTGAGTTCGTCGATGAAGCGTGGGTTGCCGATGCGTTGGCGAATGTCGGCGACATCCAAACCAATACCAATGCTTCGGTAGTTATCGAAACCGGCGTCGCAGGCCAAAGCTCCGACATCACACTCGAAGGCGAAGCGCGTCCCGAAGACATCGCGCACACAAGCGAAGGCGACGAAGTCAAGGAAATGGGCGGCTTGCACATCATCGGTTCGGAGCGTCACGAAAGCCGCCGCATCGATAACCAGTTGCGCGGGCGTGCCGGACGTCAGGGCGACCCCGGTTCGAGCCGCTTCTACGTGAGCCTTGAAGACGAACTGTGGCGTTTGTTTGGCGTTCGCAACTCGTGGATGCTGGCGAAGTGGGACGAAGACGAAGCCGTTGAGCATTCGTGGATTACCAAGAGTGTCGAGCGCGCGCAAAAGAAAGTCGAGCTAAACCACTTTGAAGGCCGCAAGCACACGCTGCAATTTGACGACGTGATGAACGTGCAGCGCGAAGTGATTTATCGCGAACGCCGCCGCGCCTTGCAGGGTGCCGACGTACGCGACACCACGCTGGACATGGCGCGCCGTGCGGCGATTGCCGAAATCGACAAGCATTGCCCGCGTGAGGTTCGTCCCGACGAATGGGACACGCACAAAGCGTATCTGCACCTGGGCCGTTTGCTGGGCGCAACCGCGTTGCATCGTCACATCAAGCAGGATGACTTGGAAAACGGCAAGTGGATTCCGGTTTCGACAGGGGCGATGGGCGAAGACATCTACGACTTCGCTCTGACAGATGGCCGCACCATTTACGAAGTCGTCGAGAAGATGTACGAAGACCGCGAAAATGCGCTCGGCATCGAATACTTGCGGAGCATTGAACGCTGGCAGGTGACGCGCTCGATTGACGAATATTGGATGGAGCATCTGGCGGCGATGGACTACTTGCGCGACGCGATCTGGCAGGAAAGCTACGCGCAGAAAGAGCCAATTGGCGTTTACCGGCAGGAAGGCTTTGCGATGTTCCAGAAGATGCTCGCCGAAATTCGCCGCGAAGTAACGGAAGCGATTTTCGGATGGCAAACCGCCGAAGCGGGAGAACTGGAAGAAAGTGCCGCTTTGGAAATGGGCGAACTGCACGAAGCGCGCTTGATTCAGGAATTCCCGATGGACGACGGCTTTGAAGACGGCGAACAACTGAACAAAGACGCCGACGGCGACGAACCGGAGCTTGTCTTCAGTGGTGCGCCCGGCGGCGGTGTCTCCGCGCCGACACTCGCGCGTCCGGCACAAGCGCGCGGCCCGCAAGAGCCGATGTCACGCGCCGAACGCCGCGCCGCCGAAAAGAACGCGAAGAAGCGTTAA
- a CDS encoding 5-(carboxyamino)imidazole ribonucleotide synthase codes for MSTVDSQPILPGATVGVLGSGQLGRMFAIAARRMGYRVHTFSPDEDTPTGQIADEEIVGEYDDLDAVAEFARNVAVVTFEFENVPSAATETCARFAPVRPGGHVLHTTQNRLREKTWLQDNGFPVAPFQAVRSADELKAALQTIGAPSILKTAGFGYDGKGQVKILSHDQADVAWNELQTDAVLEGFVDFQGEASVVAARGVDGSFAAYPLALNTHVNGILDLSVVPAPVDEKLAREAEELARAIFEKLDVVGVLCVELFLTSRGWVVNELAPRPHNSGHWSFDFAVTSQFEQQLRAVCGLPLGSTEALCPSAMAQLLGDEWQNGEPNWTAALGSSEVKLHLYGKAEARDGRKMGHLSARGETVEAAQQTVLAARAVLQQE; via the coding sequence ATGAGTACGGTCGATAGCCAGCCGATTCTTCCGGGCGCAACGGTTGGCGTTCTGGGCAGCGGACAATTGGGCCGCATGTTCGCCATCGCCGCACGGCGCATGGGCTATCGCGTCCACACATTTTCGCCCGACGAAGACACGCCCACCGGCCAAATCGCCGATGAAGAGATCGTTGGCGAATACGACGATTTAGATGCCGTCGCCGAGTTCGCGCGTAATGTTGCGGTCGTGACCTTCGAGTTTGAAAACGTGCCTTCCGCCGCAACCGAAACCTGCGCGCGCTTCGCTCCAGTCCGGCCCGGTGGCCACGTTTTGCATACAACGCAAAATCGTCTGCGCGAAAAAACGTGGCTGCAAGACAACGGTTTTCCCGTCGCGCCTTTCCAAGCGGTGCGCTCCGCCGATGAACTCAAAGCGGCGTTGCAAACAATCGGCGCGCCGTCGATTCTCAAAACTGCGGGCTTCGGCTACGATGGAAAAGGTCAAGTCAAAATTCTGTCGCACGACCAAGCCGATGTCGCGTGGAACGAGTTGCAAACCGACGCGGTGTTGGAAGGCTTCGTCGATTTTCAGGGCGAGGCATCGGTTGTCGCCGCACGCGGTGTTGATGGCAGTTTCGCGGCGTATCCGCTTGCGCTTAATACGCACGTCAATGGCATTCTCGATTTAAGCGTTGTGCCCGCGCCGGTCGATGAGAAACTGGCGCGTGAAGCCGAAGAACTGGCGCGCGCTATCTTTGAGAAGCTCGATGTCGTGGGTGTGTTGTGCGTCGAATTGTTTCTCACCTCGCGCGGCTGGGTTGTCAACGAACTTGCGCCACGTCCGCACAATTCGGGACATTGGAGTTTCGATTTCGCCGTCACCAGCCAGTTCGAGCAGCAACTGCGCGCCGTTTGTGGCCTGCCGCTTGGCTCAACCGAAGCGCTTTGCCCTTCAGCGATGGCGCAACTGCTCGGTGACGAGTGGCAAAACGGCGAGCCAAACTGGACGGCAGCATTAGGTTCTTCCGAAGTTAAGCTGCATCTTTACGGTAAGGCCGAAGCACGCGATGGCCGCAAAATGGGCCACCTTTCGGCGCGCGGCGAAACGGTCGAAGCCGCGCAGCAAACGGTTCTCGCCGCACGCGCTGTATTACAACAGGAATAA
- a CDS encoding inorganic diphosphatase — translation MDFNHIPPFYTQGGDEPHGCNAIIETPRGGRHKFALKDEFGVFELRRTIPNGLAWPCDFGFVPQTLAEDGDSIDICLLIDEPTFPGVLVRARILGVIGLRKNGEQNDRLLACPISLPGAGSRWDDVRDLGDVSPRVLRELSTFLLTYGTFEGHDIELTGIGDAEVALQKLREAHENWKNK, via the coding sequence ATGGATTTCAATCATATTCCGCCGTTTTATACCCAGGGTGGCGACGAACCACACGGCTGTAACGCCATTATCGAAACGCCGCGCGGCGGGCGTCATAAGTTCGCGCTCAAAGACGAGTTCGGCGTTTTCGAATTGCGTCGCACCATTCCGAATGGCCTGGCGTGGCCCTGCGATTTCGGTTTCGTGCCACAAACACTGGCCGAAGACGGCGACTCCATCGACATCTGCCTGCTTATCGACGAACCGACATTTCCCGGCGTTTTGGTGCGCGCGCGTATTCTGGGAGTCATCGGCCTCCGAAAGAACGGCGAGCAGAACGACCGCCTTCTCGCCTGTCCGATTTCGCTTCCTGGCGCCGGTTCGCGCTGGGACGACGTGCGCGATCTGGGCGATGTGTCGCCGCGCGTTCTGCGCGAACTCTCGACGTTTCTTCTGACTTACGGCACCTTTGAAGGTCACGACATCGAACTGACCGGAATCGGAGACGCCGAAGTCGCGTTGCAAAAATTGCGCGAAGCCCACGAAAACTGGAAGAACAAATAA